In one window of Candidatus Avedoeria danica DNA:
- a CDS encoding ketoacyl-ACP synthase III, with protein sequence MSRRNTSPSPSRRAAAPRGRAELPLRPGESLRPPYSHIVGWGADVPRQAVTNEDVCTRIDSSDAWIRARTGIVTRHIAAPDESTETLAVGAARDALATAGLAAADIDLIICATNTFDVLVPNLACTVQRHLGARAAAAFDVQSACSGFVFALAVATALQRTGRYRRALVVAAETMSRVVDWSDRNTCVLFGDGAGAVVLEASDTPGGIIGFTLGSDGAQGDLIVLPIGLRHSGAIDGQAMCAPHVQLDGHEVFRFAVRIVGDVVRTLALDAGLALSDIDLVIPHQSNLRILEAAARRIDVAPERIYAHVHAHGNTSAASIPLALADAVRAGAVRGGDRIALVGYGGGLSWGGCLIEWTAPTGTLNRATPKE encoded by the coding sequence GTGTCGCGGCGTAACACGAGTCCCTCGCCAAGCCGCCGCGCGGCCGCGCCTCGTGGACGCGCGGAGCTTCCGCTCCGCCCTGGCGAGTCGCTCCGTCCGCCGTACTCCCACATCGTCGGCTGGGGCGCCGACGTGCCGCGGCAGGCGGTTACGAACGAGGACGTATGCACGCGCATCGACTCCTCCGACGCCTGGATCCGTGCGCGCACCGGCATCGTGACGCGGCACATCGCCGCGCCCGACGAGTCGACGGAGACGCTGGCCGTCGGCGCCGCGCGGGACGCGCTCGCGACGGCGGGGCTAGCGGCGGCGGACATCGACCTCATCATCTGCGCGACGAACACGTTCGATGTCCTCGTCCCCAACCTGGCGTGCACGGTCCAGCGCCACCTCGGCGCCCGCGCCGCCGCGGCGTTCGACGTGCAGAGCGCGTGCTCCGGCTTCGTGTTCGCTCTCGCCGTGGCGACGGCGCTCCAGCGCACGGGCCGCTATCGCCGCGCCCTCGTCGTCGCCGCCGAGACGATGTCGCGCGTCGTCGACTGGTCGGACCGCAACACGTGCGTGCTCTTCGGCGACGGCGCCGGCGCAGTGGTCCTCGAGGCGTCCGACACGCCCGGCGGGATCATCGGCTTCACGCTCGGCAGCGACGGGGCGCAGGGCGATCTGATCGTCCTGCCGATCGGCCTGCGCCACTCCGGAGCGATCGACGGCCAGGCGATGTGTGCGCCGCACGTCCAGCTGGACGGTCACGAGGTGTTCCGCTTCGCGGTGCGCATCGTCGGCGACGTCGTCCGCACGTTGGCCCTCGACGCGGGGCTGGCACTGTCCGACATCGACCTCGTCATCCCGCACCAATCGAACCTGCGGATCCTCGAAGCCGCGGCCAGGCGCATCGACGTGGCGCCGGAGCGCATCTACGCCCATGTCCACGCCCACGGCAACACGTCGGCGGCGAGCATCCCGCTCGCGCTGGCCGACGCGGTGCGCGCGGGCGCGGTGCGCGGCGGCGACCGGATCGCGCTGGTGGGCTACGGCGGCGGGCTGAGCTGGGGCGGCTGCCTGATCGAATGGACGGCTCCGACCGGCACATTGAACCGAGCGACCCCAAAGGAGTGA
- a CDS encoding tetratricopeptide repeat protein produces MSADLPAPEPTPVPTPPGRALADRVASDAALAAQAARWVPLSAETTEGVRDAVTLIAGSAALVLLGPPGSGKTAALQAAWHRLARAGQSGRAVAPLYIDLAHARDGEGLTDLVVRAIDALGLPADDAAPTHLLLDNLDRMRHRYLLDDLRLMIDAGGRVGPTAVMACRQDDWAEIHTVLPGVAEARLLPIEPADVRDALIRFLPAATAEAAGAWLAGDAELAEAVTQPRVLGAFLAVAAGHAPADWRRARVGDALLERILSTVPSTERTLTRDALADVALSAHGRAFVSEVDTMAMRLGVTRYDMLRTGAVVPRGADLEFTEPLLARHCAALALIQRFGAVPEALAGQIQSIDDPAVAPLLIHAYDLAPDPARYLAALRRLPAAERVVAACLGLDEPFADAVAAATTAPAAPAAATASVAPTAAPAPTAPTASADPTRLDVTALDGASADIAPDNTNDIANASANAATLRSAWQLTHSADVAYALAEVEAERGALAEAVQALGWAIEARPGVAAWHDALGQIEAERGRWAEAADAFATALHLSDGDAGVTRRLARVQIALGEAAGAIAALEALVAAAPTDAAAWSVLARAHEATGNANAALAAAAEAVRRDDAWPDDALLVARLTVGAVPVDPAPADLPSSIVDPLVDPLVDPLVDPLPSTTDALPSTTDVARIAALFAAGATSYASPSSPPPTEAPEPDPTSASATTAATTSGGTWDSLDIGPVPTSPTWPVAAAAAPTEDSTEDSAASGDEGWDDGPDDPDPVAETATLARTEDEPPALRPPMAGPPDDASAVTRTAALLSVAGLYQESGHAAAAYVVLRRAQDELPPSASVARRAGELALALGDPASAVQQLSLAVGLDGEDVGAMRALAAAHTALGEPAAALGALQAAALRCPGDADLWLEVARAAETASDRDAAETALARAANAAPDRPDVHAAAAAAALARGDTEAALAALEHAASHDLTDPRYVLPLVDLCVDDAPDRALALLDRLPAQSDVLERRARLLGRCGDWPAAVDALAAACALPSGEGNLDLAIRHADALVHAGRAAEAAALLEAASPALAPRPPAVEAVLGGAYAAVGRDRDALVAWSGAAVAGALDATTLVAYSRLACRLGALDEAVRAAEAAVLRDGSLADAPAAHADALEAAGRIEAAAHAAQAALALAPDRPESFSRLARIAAALGRNDVAVATLRAGVERLPDAAALHHALGRALAAQHDANGARASFAQAAALAPHAPQYQRDLAASLAADDPTGALDALERVVAAAPEDAEAFRAKAALEHTTGDLAAERASLERAVALAPERPDLLVALARTCLAAGDLPSAGRVIECANALAPYDADVHALRGALHEASGHLPAALDDFETAARLAPTSAAAWSAVGRLRLARADIAGALTALAEAARLDNTDPRTHRALAEALERVDQPADAVAHWTIARRLAPDDPATALGLGRARLSSGDAHGAVAVLRQALPAADGDVVRPEGDAALHAVLAEALLATGRVGDALAHAAVAIELEPKSAAAWRAQAEVRRVAGDDDGARAALAEAARLAPSAAAHSAVAEMDDARGDAAASIVSWRRVLERDPEHAVAALRYGQRVAQDGWQLALAVPAPAPAIDPDVAAYTEIVLSRALSRLEGDDAAAAERALAVVRSRAGQIGGAVEAARAAVALSPNTESLLVRAFTQLTAGDPAAALADLRLAAARGSDDARQHALASSAHLAAGEMDAAAEALLAAIERAPDLAELPCRLAEIQLASGDRSAAAGTLRMAAGLPMDPAAERRLAGLALDAGAPEVACVVLEARASSDPNDPVLLALLAEARRRVGDMSGAADALRQAARYGPERAETQAQLADLLAEMGDLDEARERYGKAIALQPYQPAWRLGDAAALLALGRRDEARSALVDALTFAPSSVDARLQLATLLLEDKDARGAREVLDPARVDAPDDARVHHQLGLAARALGDHEAAAAALDTAARLNPSDPRPFVALGDLHRAQGEQDDAIQAYEQAVAVAPRSVEIYLRLAGACREAGMVERALLIHEHAVDLAPDDAAPRLAFGRVLADLGNFARAVDVLDPTLGLMVDGDTRLAETLTLIANLYSRLDQHERARPYLEQAHALQPSEHAGKRLRANHIVQLFARSRAKHANGAPRDSSS; encoded by the coding sequence ATGTCCGCCGATCTGCCCGCCCCCGAACCAACCCCCGTCCCCACTCCGCCCGGCCGTGCCCTCGCCGACCGCGTCGCCTCGGACGCCGCGCTGGCCGCGCAGGCCGCGCGATGGGTGCCGCTCTCGGCCGAGACGACCGAAGGCGTGCGCGACGCGGTGACGCTCATCGCCGGCTCGGCCGCGCTCGTCCTCCTCGGGCCGCCGGGCAGCGGCAAGACCGCCGCGCTGCAGGCCGCGTGGCACCGGCTGGCGCGCGCCGGCCAGTCCGGGCGGGCCGTCGCCCCGCTCTACATCGACTTGGCCCATGCCCGCGACGGCGAGGGCCTGACCGACCTCGTCGTCCGGGCGATCGACGCGCTCGGCCTGCCGGCCGACGACGCGGCGCCCACCCATCTCCTCCTCGACAACCTCGACCGAATGCGTCACCGCTACCTCCTCGACGACCTTCGTCTGATGATCGACGCCGGAGGCCGCGTCGGCCCGACGGCCGTCATGGCCTGCCGGCAGGACGATTGGGCCGAGATCCACACCGTCCTGCCCGGCGTCGCCGAGGCTCGCCTGCTGCCGATCGAGCCCGCCGACGTCCGCGACGCGCTCATCCGCTTCCTCCCGGCCGCCACCGCCGAAGCCGCCGGGGCATGGCTCGCCGGCGACGCCGAGCTGGCCGAGGCCGTCACGCAGCCGCGCGTCCTCGGCGCCTTCCTCGCCGTCGCCGCCGGCCACGCCCCGGCCGACTGGCGCCGCGCCCGCGTCGGCGACGCCCTGCTCGAGCGCATCCTGTCGACCGTCCCGTCCACCGAGCGCACCCTCACCCGCGACGCGCTGGCCGACGTCGCCCTGAGCGCGCACGGCCGCGCCTTCGTCAGCGAGGTCGACACGATGGCGATGCGCCTCGGCGTGACGCGCTACGACATGCTGCGCACCGGCGCCGTCGTCCCGCGCGGCGCCGACCTCGAGTTCACCGAGCCGCTCCTCGCCCGCCACTGCGCTGCGCTGGCCCTCATCCAGCGCTTCGGCGCCGTGCCGGAGGCCCTCGCCGGCCAGATCCAGTCGATCGACGACCCGGCCGTTGCCCCGCTCCTGATCCATGCCTACGACCTGGCCCCCGACCCCGCCCGCTACCTGGCCGCGCTCCGGCGCCTCCCCGCCGCCGAGCGCGTCGTCGCCGCATGCCTCGGCCTCGACGAGCCCTTCGCCGATGCGGTGGCCGCCGCAACAACCGCACCCGCGGCACCCGCGGCAGCCACTGCATCGGTCGCACCCACAGCGGCCCCAGCACCCACAGCACCCACAGCGTCCGCCGACCCGACCCGACTCGATGTCACCGCCCTCGACGGCGCCTCGGCCGACATCGCCCCAGACAACACCAACGACATCGCCAACGCCAGCGCCAACGCCGCGACGCTCCGCTCCGCCTGGCAGCTCACGCACAGCGCGGACGTCGCGTACGCCCTGGCCGAAGTCGAAGCGGAACGCGGCGCGCTGGCCGAGGCCGTTCAGGCGCTTGGCTGGGCGATCGAAGCACGGCCCGGCGTTGCCGCGTGGCACGACGCCCTCGGCCAGATCGAGGCCGAGCGCGGCCGCTGGGCCGAGGCCGCCGACGCCTTTGCCACCGCGCTGCACCTGTCCGACGGCGACGCCGGTGTGACCCGCCGACTCGCCCGCGTCCAGATCGCCCTCGGTGAAGCCGCCGGCGCCATCGCCGCCCTCGAAGCCCTCGTCGCCGCCGCGCCGACGGACGCCGCCGCATGGTCCGTCCTCGCCCGCGCCCACGAGGCGACCGGCAACGCGAACGCCGCCCTCGCCGCCGCTGCCGAGGCCGTTCGCCGGGACGATGCCTGGCCGGACGACGCCCTCCTCGTCGCCCGCCTGACGGTCGGCGCCGTGCCCGTCGATCCCGCGCCGGCCGACCTGCCTTCCAGCATCGTCGACCCGCTCGTCGACCCGCTCGTCGACCCGCTCGTCGACCCGCTGCCCAGCACGACCGACGCACTCCCCAGCACCACGGACGTCGCCCGCATCGCCGCCCTCTTCGCCGCAGGCGCCACCTCCTACGCCTCGCCGTCCTCCCCGCCGCCGACGGAAGCACCGGAGCCGGACCCGACCTCGGCCTCCGCCACCACCGCCGCCACCACCTCTGGCGGGACATGGGATTCCCTGGACATCGGACCCGTCCCAACCTCCCCAACCTGGCCGGTTGCCGCAGCCGCTGCGCCGACGGAAGACAGCACGGAAGACAGCGCGGCCAGCGGCGACGAGGGATGGGACGATGGTCCGGACGATCCGGATCCGGTCGCCGAGACCGCCACCCTCGCGCGTACCGAAGATGAACCGCCCGCCCTCCGCCCCCCGATGGCCGGTCCGCCGGATGACGCATCGGCCGTGACTCGGACGGCCGCGCTCTTGTCGGTGGCCGGTTTGTACCAGGAGAGCGGCCACGCGGCGGCCGCGTACGTCGTCCTGCGGCGCGCCCAGGATGAGCTGCCGCCGTCCGCCTCGGTCGCCCGCCGGGCGGGGGAACTGGCGCTGGCCCTCGGCGACCCGGCATCGGCCGTCCAACAGCTCTCGCTGGCCGTCGGGCTGGACGGCGAGGACGTCGGCGCGATGCGCGCGCTGGCGGCCGCCCACACCGCGCTCGGCGAGCCGGCCGCGGCGCTCGGCGCGCTCCAGGCCGCGGCGCTGCGCTGCCCGGGCGATGCCGACCTCTGGCTCGAAGTCGCCCGTGCCGCCGAAACGGCGTCCGATCGCGACGCTGCCGAAACCGCCCTCGCCCGCGCCGCCAACGCCGCGCCGGATCGCCCCGACGTGCATGCCGCCGCCGCAGCCGCTGCGCTGGCGCGCGGGGACACGGAAGCCGCGCTCGCCGCGCTCGAACACGCCGCGTCGCACGACCTCACCGACCCGCGCTACGTCCTGCCGCTCGTCGACCTCTGCGTCGACGACGCCCCCGACCGCGCCCTCGCCCTCCTCGACCGCCTGCCCGCACAGTCCGACGTCCTGGAGCGCCGCGCCCGTCTCCTCGGCCGCTGCGGCGACTGGCCGGCGGCTGTCGACGCCCTGGCTGCCGCGTGCGCCCTGCCGTCCGGCGAAGGCAACCTCGACTTGGCCATCCGCCACGCCGACGCCCTCGTCCACGCCGGCCGCGCCGCCGAAGCCGCCGCGCTGCTCGAAGCCGCGTCGCCGGCCCTCGCCCCGCGGCCTCCCGCGGTCGAGGCCGTGCTCGGCGGCGCGTACGCCGCCGTCGGCCGGGACCGCGACGCGCTCGTCGCCTGGAGCGGCGCGGCCGTCGCCGGCGCCCTCGACGCAACGACCCTCGTCGCCTACAGCCGCCTTGCGTGCCGCCTCGGCGCGCTCGATGAGGCGGTCCGCGCCGCCGAGGCCGCCGTCCTCCGCGACGGCTCGCTGGCCGACGCGCCGGCCGCGCACGCCGACGCCCTCGAGGCCGCCGGCCGGATCGAGGCCGCCGCGCACGCCGCCCAAGCCGCGCTCGCCCTGGCGCCCGATCGCCCGGAATCGTTCTCGCGCCTGGCCCGCATCGCCGCCGCCCTCGGCCGCAACGACGTGGCCGTCGCGACGCTGCGGGCCGGCGTCGAGCGGCTGCCCGACGCCGCCGCTCTCCACCACGCCCTTGGCCGCGCGCTGGCCGCGCAGCACGACGCGAACGGCGCACGCGCCAGCTTCGCGCAAGCGGCGGCGCTGGCGCCGCACGCGCCCCAGTACCAACGCGATCTGGCCGCCAGCCTCGCGGCCGACGATCCGACCGGCGCGCTCGACGCCCTCGAGCGCGTCGTCGCCGCGGCGCCCGAGGACGCCGAGGCATTCCGCGCCAAGGCCGCGCTCGAGCACACCACCGGCGATCTGGCCGCCGAACGCGCCTCGCTCGAGCGGGCCGTCGCCCTGGCGCCCGAACGACCGGACCTCCTCGTGGCGCTCGCCCGCACGTGCCTGGCCGCCGGCGACCTTCCGTCCGCCGGTCGCGTGATCGAATGCGCCAACGCCCTCGCGCCGTACGATGCCGATGTCCACGCGCTGCGCGGTGCACTGCACGAGGCGTCCGGCCATCTGCCCGCCGCCCTCGACGACTTCGAGACCGCCGCCCGCCTCGCACCGACGTCCGCCGCGGCATGGTCGGCCGTCGGCCGCCTGCGGCTCGCCCGCGCCGACATCGCCGGCGCGCTGACCGCGCTGGCCGAGGCCGCCCGCCTGGACAACACCGACCCGCGCACGCACCGCGCCTTGGCCGAGGCCCTCGAGCGCGTCGACCAGCCCGCCGACGCCGTCGCGCACTGGACGATCGCCCGCCGCCTCGCGCCCGACGATCCTGCGACGGCGCTCGGCCTCGGCCGCGCCCGATTGAGTTCCGGCGACGCGCACGGCGCCGTCGCCGTCCTCCGCCAGGCCCTGCCGGCCGCCGACGGTGACGTGGTGCGGCCGGAAGGCGACGCCGCGCTCCACGCCGTGCTCGCCGAGGCGCTGCTGGCCACAGGGCGCGTCGGCGACGCGCTCGCCCACGCCGCCGTGGCCATCGAGCTCGAACCCAAGTCGGCCGCCGCTTGGCGCGCACAGGCCGAGGTTCGGCGCGTCGCCGGCGACGACGATGGCGCCAGGGCGGCACTGGCGGAAGCGGCGCGCCTTGCGCCAAGCGCTGCTGCGCACTCCGCCGTCGCGGAGATGGACGACGCGCGCGGCGACGCGGCGGCTTCCATCGTCAGCTGGCGGCGCGTCCTGGAGCGCGATCCCGAACACGCCGTCGCGGCGCTGCGCTACGGCCAGCGGGTGGCGCAGGACGGTTGGCAGCTCGCGCTCGCCGTCCCGGCCCCGGCGCCGGCGATCGATCCCGACGTCGCGGCATACACCGAGATCGTCCTCTCCCGCGCTCTGTCCCGCCTCGAGGGCGACGATGCCGCTGCCGCCGAGCGCGCGTTGGCCGTCGTTCGCAGCCGCGCCGGGCAGATCGGTGGAGCGGTCGAGGCGGCGCGGGCTGCCGTGGCGCTCTCGCCAAACACCGAGAGCCTCCTCGTGCGGGCGTTCACGCAGCTGACCGCCGGCGATCCGGCCGCCGCGCTGGCCGACCTCCGCCTGGCCGCCGCCCGCGGCAGCGACGATGCCCGTCAACATGCCCTCGCCTCCAGCGCCCACCTCGCCGCCGGCGAAATGGACGCCGCCGCCGAGGCGCTGCTGGCCGCGATCGAGCGCGCGCCCGATCTCGCCGAACTGCCGTGCCGCCTGGCCGAGATCCAGCTGGCGAGCGGCGACCGGTCGGCGGCTGCCGGCACGCTCCGCATGGCGGCCGGCCTCCCGATGGACCCGGCTGCCGAGCGCCGGCTGGCAGGCCTCGCGCTCGACGCCGGCGCGCCCGAGGTGGCATGCGTCGTCCTCGAGGCACGCGCCTCGTCCGATCCGAACGATCCCGTGCTGCTGGCGCTCCTGGCCGAGGCGCGCCGCCGCGTCGGCGACATGTCCGGCGCCGCGGACGCCCTGCGCCAAGCCGCCCGCTACGGCCCCGAGCGGGCCGAGACGCAAGCCCAGCTGGCGGACCTGCTGGCCGAGATGGGCGATCTGGACGAAGCCCGCGAGCGTTACGGCAAGGCGATCGCGCTCCAGCCCTATCAACCCGCCTGGCGCTTGGGCGACGCCGCCGCGCTCCTCGCGCTCGGGCGCCGGGACGAGGCGCGGTCGGCGCTCGTCGACGCGCTGACGTTCGCGCCATCCTCCGTCGACGCAAGGCTGCAGCTGGCGACGCTGCTCCTCGAGGACAAGGACGCCCGCGGCGCCCGCGAAGTCCTCGACCCCGCCCGCGTAGACGCCCCCGACGACGCGCGGGTCCACCACCAGCTCGGCCTCGCCGCCCGGGCGTTGGGCGACCACGAGGCCGCCGCGGCCGCGCTGGACACCGCCGCCCGGCTGAACCCGAGCGACCCCCGCCCATTCGTCGCCCTCGGCGACCTCCACCGGGCACAGGGCGAGCAGGACGACGCGATCCAGGCGTACGAACAAGCCGTCGCCGTCGCGCCGCGCTCGGTCGAGATCTACTTGCGTCTGGCCGGCGCGTGCCGCGAGGCCGGCATGGTCGAGCGCGCCCTCCTCATCCACGAGCACGCGGTCGATCTGGCGCCCGACGACGCGGCACCCCGGCTTGCGTTCGGCCGCGTGCTGGCCGATCTCGGCAACTTCGCCCGCGCCGTCGACGTCCTCGACCCGACGCTCGGATTGATGGTCGATGGCGACACGCGCCTCGCCGAGACGCTGACGCTGATCGCCAACCTGTACTCCCGCCTCGACCAGCACGAGCGCGCTCGGCCCTATCTGGAGCAGGCGCACGCGCTGCAGCCGAGCGAGCACGCCGGCAAACGCCTGCGCGCAAACCACATCGTCCAACTCTTCGCTCGCAGCCGCGCCAAGCACGCAAACGGGGCGCCGCGCGACTCGAGCAGCTGA
- a CDS encoding PIG-L family deacetylase, whose amino-acid sequence MTTPPIERVLVVVAHPDDPEFPAAGTIATLTDGGAAVTYVIVTDGSKGTGDRSLTGPALAALRVDEQRAAARVLGVEDIVFLGLPDGEVVADLALRHAITREIRRHQPDIVITHDPSTYYTDTYVNHPDHRAVGQATLEAVFPTARDFLNAPHLLAEGLEVHKVREVWLTINPNPDHIVDISAVIDRKITALHAHRSQFGDPEVLAQRVRERAATIGAANGLALAEGFKRIVLPA is encoded by the coding sequence ATGACCACACCACCCATCGAACGCGTCCTCGTCGTCGTCGCCCACCCGGACGACCCCGAGTTCCCGGCCGCCGGCACGATCGCCACACTGACGGACGGCGGCGCCGCCGTGACGTACGTCATCGTCACGGACGGCTCGAAGGGCACGGGCGATCGGTCGCTCACCGGCCCGGCGCTCGCCGCGCTCCGCGTCGACGAGCAGCGGGCGGCGGCGCGGGTGCTCGGCGTGGAGGACATCGTGTTTCTCGGCCTGCCGGACGGCGAGGTCGTGGCCGATCTGGCGCTGCGCCATGCGATCACCCGCGAGATCCGGCGACATCAGCCCGACATCGTCATCACGCACGACCCGTCGACGTACTACACGGACACCTACGTCAACCACCCCGACCACCGCGCCGTCGGCCAGGCGACGCTCGAGGCCGTGTTCCCGACGGCGCGCGACTTCCTGAACGCGCCGCACCTGCTGGCGGAAGGGCTCGAGGTCCACAAGGTGCGCGAGGTCTGGCTGACGATCAACCCGAATCCGGACCACATCGTGGACATCAGCGCCGTGATCGACCGCAAGATCACGGCGCTCCACGCCCACCGATCGCAGTTCGGCGATCCCGAAGTGTTGGCGCAGCGCGTTCGCGAGCGCGCTGCCACGATCGGCGCGGCCAACGGGCTGGCGCTGGCCGAGGGCTTCAAGCGGATCGTGTTGCCGGCATGA
- a CDS encoding methyltransferase domain-containing protein, with the protein MSTISPSRTHPRSHSPSCGPSHPPIHGHADVDWRSYAAVYDVMAEANPAYRALVDDYRRFVGGLRLRPGDVLVDVGAGTGNYTLAAAEAWPQCHVLHVDADDGMNHRARAKRAATGFGNLEIRTAGIDAFDLPDESAALVTAVHSLYTFPDPHAAIAKMFRWLRPGGALFACDPGAPIDVGEWSRYVFRHMCADRGFARAALQVWRAREVIRQNRRIGRAVDAGTYWRHDASTFRTAFEQAGFEVAETRSVYRGVSDLVIAQKPVTVARAARLGEAFEAAI; encoded by the coding sequence ATGTCCACGATCAGCCCCAGCCGCACGCATCCGCGCAGCCACAGTCCGAGCTGCGGCCCCAGCCACCCTCCCATCCACGGCCATGCCGATGTCGACTGGCGTTCGTACGCCGCGGTGTACGACGTCATGGCGGAGGCGAACCCGGCGTACCGGGCGCTGGTCGACGACTACCGCCGGTTCGTCGGCGGGCTGCGCCTGCGCCCCGGCGACGTCCTCGTCGATGTCGGCGCCGGCACCGGCAACTACACGTTGGCCGCAGCGGAAGCGTGGCCGCAGTGCCACGTCCTGCACGTCGATGCGGACGACGGGATGAACCACCGGGCGCGGGCCAAGCGCGCCGCCACCGGGTTCGGCAACCTCGAAATCCGGACGGCGGGCATCGATGCATTCGATCTGCCCGACGAGAGCGCTGCGCTCGTAACGGCGGTCCACTCGCTCTACACGTTCCCGGACCCGCACGCCGCCATCGCCAAGATGTTCCGCTGGCTGCGGCCGGGCGGCGCCCTCTTTGCCTGCGATCCGGGCGCGCCGATCGATGTGGGCGAGTGGTCCCGCTACGTCTTCCGGCACATGTGTGCCGATCGCGGCTTCGCCCGTGCCGCTCTGCAAGTGTGGCGCGCCCGCGAGGTCATCCGCCAGAACCGGCGGATCGGCCGAGCCGTGGATGCCGGCACGTACTGGCGGCACGACGCGAGCACGTTTCGGACGGCGTTCGAGCAGGCCGGATTCGAGGTCGCCGAGACCCGGTCGGTGTACCGCGGCGTGAGCGACCTCGTGATCGCCCAGAAGCCGGTGACGGTCGCGCGGGCCGCGCGACTCGGAGAGGCCTTCGAGGCAGCGATCTGA
- a CDS encoding sortase, giving the protein MNRCTRLAILAFALVAPLSGTACGGASADVLPETMSGWAREELEPTYTPLPAASETLTPPPTATATVPYQTPTPDPFQAAGVPIRLRIPAIGVDASIERSGRDKEGKVDVPRISRNVAWFNESALPGQAGKTSVISGHLDDPYGPAVFYKLRMLVPGDEVEVTYENGDRFIFVVEAKERYAFDRAPVQKVFGATARRMLNLITCDGAWNAGQANYGQRLVVYTRLKEGQVVR; this is encoded by the coding sequence ATGAACCGTTGCACCCGCCTCGCCATCTTGGCGTTCGCGCTCGTCGCCCCGCTCTCCGGCACCGCGTGCGGCGGCGCCAGCGCCGACGTCCTGCCCGAGACGATGTCCGGCTGGGCCAGGGAAGAACTCGAGCCGACGTACACCCCGCTGCCGGCCGCCTCGGAAACGCTCACCCCGCCGCCGACGGCCACGGCCACCGTGCCCTACCAGACGCCGACCCCCGACCCATTCCAGGCCGCCGGCGTCCCGATCCGGCTCCGCATCCCGGCGATCGGCGTCGATGCGTCGATCGAGCGGAGCGGGCGGGACAAGGAAGGCAAGGTCGACGTGCCGCGGATCTCGCGCAACGTGGCCTGGTTCAACGAGAGCGCGCTGCCCGGCCAAGCCGGCAAGACGAGCGTGATCAGTGGCCACTTGGACGATCCGTACGGCCCGGCCGTCTTCTACAAGCTGCGCATGCTGGTGCCCGGCGACGAGGTCGAGGTGACGTACGAGAACGGTGATCGCTTCATCTTCGTCGTCGAGGCCAAGGAACGCTATGCCTTCGACCGCGCGCCGGTGCAGAAGGTATTCGGCGCCACGGCGCGGCGCATGTTGAACCTCATCACGTGCGACGGCGCGTGGAACGCCGGCCAGGCCAACTACGGGCAGCGGCTGGTCGTGTACACCCGGCTGAAGGAAGGGCAGGTCGTGCGGTAG